The following coding sequences lie in one Pseudomonas sp. B33.4 genomic window:
- a CDS encoding isochorismatase family protein, whose product MNTVNAANFDGQKPTIDASDAAMLLIDHQSGLFQIVKDMDVPQLRANAIALAKAATLLKMPVITTASVPQGPNGPLIPEIHEAAPHAQYVARKGEINAWDNPQFHAAVKATGKKTLVIAGTLTSVCLAFPSIAAVHEGYKVFAVVDASGNHSKLATDLTVARLAQAGVVPIDIMATLSELQGSWNRPDAEQWAAVYAQAMPHYQLLIESYLKAQQVANEHEVLDSQR is encoded by the coding sequence ATGAACACTGTCAATGCAGCGAACTTCGACGGCCAGAAACCGACCATCGATGCCAGCGACGCAGCGATGCTGCTGATCGACCACCAGAGCGGTCTGTTCCAGATCGTCAAGGACATGGACGTGCCGCAATTGCGCGCCAACGCCATCGCACTGGCCAAAGCCGCAACCCTGTTGAAGATGCCGGTGATCACCACCGCCTCCGTGCCGCAAGGGCCGAACGGGCCGTTGATCCCGGAGATTCACGAAGCAGCGCCGCATGCGCAATACGTGGCGCGCAAGGGCGAGATCAATGCCTGGGACAATCCGCAGTTTCACGCGGCGGTCAAAGCCACCGGCAAGAAAACCTTGGTGATCGCCGGGACCCTGACCAGCGTCTGCCTGGCGTTCCCGTCCATCGCCGCCGTGCACGAAGGCTACAAGGTATTTGCCGTGGTCGATGCGTCCGGTAATCACTCGAAACTGGCCACTGATCTGACCGTTGCCCGTTTGGCTCAGGCCGGGGTGGTGCCGATCGACATCATGGCTACGCTTTCCGAGCTGCAAGGCTCGTGGAACCGTCCCGATGCTGAGCAGTGGGCGGCCGTCTACGCCCAGGCCATGCCGCATTATCAATTGCTGATCGAGAGCTACCTCAAGGCTCAGCAAGTCGCGAACGAACACGAAGTGCTGGATTCCCAGCGCTGA
- a CDS encoding response regulator transcription factor: MKSALIVDDHPVVRAAIRIVLQTLGFKQIHEASQGNEVMSLIREHQPRLVILDLNLPALGGLEVLARIKANDSACRVLVFSTHEPMFYQDRCVRAGAMAYVTKTNQLEQLRNAIRAVMSGHTYFSSLPESFSTLNAVQTTEKQMIDQLSDRELSIFQQLGQGNSNKAIAADMHLSHKTVSTYKTRLMKKLGVGSAVHLRDFAKRNHVI, from the coding sequence ATGAAGTCAGCGCTGATCGTCGACGATCATCCAGTGGTGCGCGCCGCCATCCGGATCGTGTTGCAAACCTTGGGATTCAAGCAGATCCACGAGGCGTCCCAAGGCAACGAGGTGATGTCGCTCATTCGGGAACATCAGCCTCGATTGGTGATACTCGATCTCAATTTACCGGCACTCGGCGGGCTGGAGGTTCTTGCCCGGATCAAGGCCAATGATTCTGCTTGCCGCGTGCTGGTGTTCAGTACACACGAACCGATGTTCTATCAGGATCGCTGCGTGCGTGCCGGGGCCATGGCTTACGTAACCAAAACCAATCAACTGGAGCAACTGCGCAACGCCATTCGGGCGGTGATGTCGGGCCATACCTATTTTTCCTCGCTCCCGGAAAGTTTCAGTACGCTGAATGCCGTGCAAACCACAGAAAAACAGATGATCGATCAGCTTTCCGACCGTGAGTTGAGCATTTTCCAGCAATTGGGGCAGGGCAATTCCAACAAGGCGATTGCAGCGGACATGCACCTGAGCCATAAAACCGTCAGCACCTATAAAACCCGGCTGATGAAAAAACTCGGGGTCGGCTCAGCGGTGCACTTGCGCGATTTCGCCAAGCGCAATCATGTGATCTGA
- a CDS encoding EAL domain-containing response regulator, translating to MLRTLGCREVFEASDGAQALALLQTLGTVDVALCDLQMEGMDGLEFLQRVGASGQVKSVIISSSLSADLRRAVHQMVALLGLDLLGDVGKPLHVQVLANLLGKFLDRPALAQPKGAAVTLASEAEVRQALAQQQLQAWYQPKFNLQTGEVCGVEVLCRWLHPTQGILSPALFMPVLERCGLLDALLFMQIEQALVVQRSARAQGVTLNLAFNLQAVQLANAQLTATLKDLLVQHGACGAGLTFELTESGLLEAPATSLESLVRLRMMGCRLSIDDFGAGFSSLQRLCQLPFNEIKLDAEFIRNLEHEPRCRAAISSTLALGETLGMSVVIEGIETDAQRRELLALGCSQGQGYWYARPMAGAELLHWLQQHGDGQDSDG from the coding sequence ATGCTGCGTACGCTTGGTTGCCGTGAAGTCTTCGAAGCGAGTGACGGTGCTCAGGCGCTGGCGCTTTTGCAGACGCTGGGTACGGTCGATGTTGCCCTGTGCGATTTGCAGATGGAGGGTATGGACGGGCTGGAGTTTCTGCAGCGGGTCGGCGCGTCGGGCCAGGTCAAGTCGGTGATCATCAGCAGTTCACTGTCGGCCGACCTGCGACGCGCGGTGCATCAGATGGTGGCGCTGCTCGGCCTTGATCTGCTGGGCGATGTGGGCAAGCCGCTACATGTGCAGGTGCTGGCGAATCTGCTGGGCAAATTCCTCGACAGACCGGCGCTGGCACAACCCAAGGGCGCTGCCGTGACGCTGGCCAGTGAGGCGGAGGTTCGTCAGGCGTTGGCGCAGCAGCAGTTGCAGGCCTGGTATCAACCAAAATTCAACCTGCAGACCGGTGAGGTCTGTGGCGTAGAGGTCCTGTGTCGCTGGCTCCACCCGACTCAGGGCATCCTTTCACCCGCGCTGTTCATGCCTGTGCTGGAGCGTTGCGGGTTGCTCGATGCGTTGCTGTTCATGCAGATCGAGCAGGCACTGGTTGTACAACGAAGTGCTCGCGCGCAGGGGGTTACCCTGAATCTCGCATTCAATCTTCAAGCTGTGCAGTTGGCCAACGCTCAGCTCACCGCCACGTTGAAAGACCTTTTGGTGCAGCATGGCGCATGCGGTGCCGGTCTGACTTTCGAGCTAACCGAAAGTGGCCTGCTCGAAGCGCCGGCTACCAGCCTGGAAAGTCTGGTCCGCCTGAGGATGATGGGTTGTCGCCTGTCGATTGATGACTTCGGCGCCGGGTTTTCATCACTTCAGCGCTTGTGCCAGTTGCCGTTCAACGAGATCAAGCTCGACGCCGAATTCATCCGCAATCTTGAGCACGAACCGCGATGCCGGGCGGCGATCAGCAGCACGCTGGCGTTAGGTGAAACCCTCGGCATGAGCGTGGTGATCGAAGGGATCGAAACCGATGCACAGCGCCGTGAACTGTTGGCCTTGGGCTGTTCTCAAGGGCAGGGCTACTGGTACGCGCGGCCAATGGCCGGTGCTGAGCTGTTGCATTGGTTACAACAGCACGGTGATGGGCAGGACTCGGATGGCTGA
- a CDS encoding chemotaxis protein CheY encodes MINKALRILIADSQHFHRMKVERLFNSLDYYRVAPAQSLIELMTLVDYGCEPFDVVVINAELAAGSLDLLGFFLDNPQVRQALIYNDGTAPVQPAAGFAQENVQISHLALPSKQSISQLMALVDAPAKPQESAVRKPYLAMQNAAHA; translated from the coding sequence ATGATCAATAAAGCCCTGCGCATCCTGATCGCCGACTCACAGCATTTCCACCGGATGAAAGTCGAGCGCTTGTTCAACAGCCTCGATTACTACCGCGTGGCGCCGGCGCAAAGCCTTATCGAACTGATGACCCTGGTGGACTACGGTTGCGAGCCGTTCGATGTGGTAGTCATCAATGCCGAGCTGGCAGCGGGTTCGCTGGATCTACTGGGGTTTTTCCTCGATAACCCGCAGGTTCGTCAGGCGTTGATCTACAACGATGGCACGGCGCCGGTGCAACCGGCTGCGGGTTTCGCTCAGGAAAATGTACAGATCAGCCATTTGGCATTGCCTTCAAAGCAGTCGATCAGTCAGTTGATGGCGTTGGTCGATGCGCCCGCGAAACCACAGGAATCCGCCGTGCGCAAGCCATACCTGGCGATGCAAAACGCAGCGCATGCATAA
- a CDS encoding ATP-binding protein: MKQGWKIFWLWLSLIATCWASDTPQVLQVLTRSGPENARLRLDEQDRQWLLQHPVLRMGVSGPDYPPFEITRNQHELEGLTADYADLLAQLLGVRIEVLRFANRDAVMAALKRGDLELLGTSNNFEAADPDFILSRAYAEDQPMLVTRLDEKLPADLAGKRVAMVEDYLPLANVQAFYPHASVQRYSSAMDALGAVAFGADDVYLGDFISANYLINTNYRNDLQLAGPSGLDANSFAFALLRSDVRLKRIVDQVLIAIPMEHRQRIELRWSVGLAEMAEQSRVQLSASEQAWLDQHPVVRVGAIDDFAPLTFFDADGRFSGLSAQLLSLISQRSGLNFAIVRGVSLNHQIEQLKAGELDVLQVVTPSSERETDLQFTRAYLNNPFVLVAASSAQGSLKLDDLAGKRLAIYRGHPLRGYLSGRVPGIRLVDAKSPAEGMAMIAKGQVDATVSSLLVARFLIARHYRERLRISGTVGDQPARIALATAPQMPALHSILNKALLSIAPQQMDELVERWSHDVVVEDSYWLKHRQEILLGFAGATVLLALALAWIVFQRQQIRRRQQWLQQLQEAKEAADDANRAKTTFLATMSHEIRTPMNALIGMLELALKRAEEGVTDRLAIQVAANAGQQLLALIGDILDIARIETGHLSLAPERANLRELVASVCRVFEGLARQKRLLWHIELDARSNVDVLIDPTRFKQVLSNLLSNAIKFTEEGEVSLRLAVSATVTDTLAVKVRIEDSGVGISQDDRRRLFSPFVQAGNHSASARSGSGLGLVISRSLCEMMGGTLRLDSAPGEGTQVEVSLELPLLAALAQAPATPRAAAADACSLSVLVVDDHPVNRLLLCWQLSELGHRTVDTENGDEGLERWRTQAFDVLITDCNMPRRNGYQLALAIREEEALAGRKPCLILGFTANAQAEERTRCLNAGMDECLFKPIRLHDLAQALTAASHCDIAAASSAVPALAEIDLSTLEQMAGDDRGLIEQLRKEVLNSLHLDLQRLDILLHEQDRAGLRELAHHIKGGAQMVGAARVVAACVELEQACRETHVAPLGMASDTLREAMAGLAQRLQS, translated from the coding sequence ATGAAGCAGGGATGGAAGATTTTCTGGCTGTGGCTGAGTCTGATCGCCACCTGCTGGGCGAGTGACACACCGCAGGTGCTGCAGGTGCTGACCCGCAGCGGGCCGGAAAACGCCCGGTTGCGCCTGGATGAACAGGACCGGCAATGGCTGCTTCAGCACCCGGTGTTGCGCATGGGCGTTTCCGGTCCGGATTACCCACCGTTCGAGATCACTCGCAATCAGCATGAACTTGAAGGGCTCACCGCCGATTACGCCGATCTGCTGGCGCAGTTGCTCGGCGTGCGCATCGAAGTCCTGCGTTTTGCCAACCGTGATGCGGTGATGGCGGCACTCAAGCGCGGCGATCTCGAGCTGCTGGGGACCTCGAACAATTTTGAAGCCGCCGACCCGGACTTCATCCTGTCCCGCGCTTACGCCGAAGATCAGCCGATGCTGGTGACTCGCCTCGATGAAAAACTGCCGGCAGATCTCGCCGGCAAGCGCGTGGCCATGGTCGAGGATTATTTGCCGCTGGCGAATGTGCAGGCGTTTTACCCCCACGCCAGTGTGCAGCGTTATTCTTCGGCGATGGATGCGCTCGGAGCGGTGGCCTTCGGCGCGGATGACGTGTATCTGGGCGACTTCATCAGTGCCAATTATCTGATCAACACCAATTATCGCAACGACCTTCAACTGGCCGGCCCGTCGGGACTGGATGCCAATTCGTTCGCTTTTGCCTTGTTGCGCAGCGATGTGCGCCTTAAACGTATCGTCGACCAAGTGTTGATCGCCATTCCCATGGAACATCGCCAACGAATCGAGCTGCGCTGGAGCGTCGGCCTTGCCGAAATGGCTGAACAATCTCGGGTGCAACTCAGTGCCAGTGAGCAGGCCTGGCTGGACCAGCATCCGGTGGTGCGGGTTGGTGCCATCGACGATTTTGCGCCGCTGACTTTTTTTGATGCCGACGGCCGTTTCAGCGGCTTGTCGGCGCAGTTGCTGAGTTTGATCAGCCAGCGCAGCGGATTGAATTTTGCAATCGTGCGCGGTGTATCGCTCAATCATCAGATCGAGCAACTCAAGGCCGGGGAACTCGATGTATTGCAGGTGGTGACGCCCAGCAGCGAACGTGAAACCGACCTGCAATTTACCCGCGCCTATCTGAACAACCCGTTTGTGCTGGTCGCTGCCAGCTCGGCGCAGGGATCGCTCAAACTCGATGACCTGGCAGGTAAGCGACTGGCGATTTACCGCGGCCATCCGTTACGCGGTTATCTATCGGGACGTGTGCCGGGCATTCGTCTGGTCGATGCCAAAAGCCCCGCTGAAGGCATGGCGATGATTGCCAAGGGGCAAGTCGACGCCACGGTGAGTTCGTTGTTGGTCGCACGCTTTCTGATCGCACGTCACTACCGCGAGCGTCTGCGGATAAGCGGCACCGTCGGTGATCAACCGGCGCGCATTGCGCTGGCGACCGCACCGCAAATGCCCGCGCTGCATTCAATCCTGAACAAGGCACTCCTGAGTATCGCCCCGCAACAGATGGACGAACTGGTTGAGCGCTGGAGCCACGATGTGGTGGTCGAAGACAGTTACTGGTTAAAACATCGTCAGGAAATCCTGCTTGGCTTTGCCGGTGCAACGGTTCTGTTGGCGCTTGCGCTGGCCTGGATCGTTTTTCAGCGTCAGCAGATTCGCCGGCGTCAGCAGTGGTTGCAGCAACTGCAGGAAGCCAAGGAGGCAGCCGATGATGCCAATCGGGCGAAAACCACGTTTCTGGCGACCATGAGCCATGAAATCCGCACACCGATGAACGCCTTGATCGGCATGCTCGAACTGGCCCTCAAGCGCGCAGAAGAGGGCGTGACCGATCGTTTGGCGATTCAAGTGGCGGCCAATGCCGGGCAACAATTGCTGGCGCTGATCGGCGACATTCTCGACATTGCACGGATCGAGACCGGGCATTTGTCCCTCGCGCCCGAACGCGCCAACCTGCGCGAACTGGTGGCGTCAGTGTGTCGGGTGTTTGAAGGGCTGGCGCGGCAGAAACGCTTGTTGTGGCACATCGAACTGGATGCCCGCAGCAACGTTGATGTGCTGATTGATCCGACGCGGTTCAAACAAGTGCTGTCGAATCTGCTGAGCAATGCAATCAAGTTCACTGAAGAGGGCGAAGTCAGTCTGCGGCTGGCGGTGAGTGCAACGGTGACAGACACACTGGCCGTGAAAGTGCGGATCGAGGACAGCGGGGTCGGGATCAGCCAAGACGATCGGCGGCGCTTGTTCAGCCCGTTCGTGCAGGCCGGCAATCACTCGGCGTCGGCACGCAGCGGGTCCGGGCTGGGCCTGGTGATCAGTCGCAGCCTCTGCGAAATGATGGGCGGCACGCTGCGGCTCGACAGTGCGCCGGGCGAGGGAACGCAAGTCGAAGTCAGTCTCGAACTGCCGCTGTTGGCCGCACTCGCTCAGGCCCCGGCTACCCCGCGCGCTGCGGCTGCCGATGCGTGTTCACTAAGCGTGCTGGTGGTGGACGATCATCCGGTGAACCGTCTGTTGCTGTGCTGGCAGTTGAGTGAGCTGGGCCATCGGACGGTCGACACCGAGAACGGTGATGAAGGCCTGGAGCGCTGGCGCACGCAAGCGTTCGATGTGCTGATCACCGATTGCAACATGCCGAGGCGCAACGGTTATCAACTGGCGCTGGCGATTCGTGAGGAGGAAGCGCTTGCCGGGCGCAAGCCGTGCCTGATCCTTGGCTTTACCGCCAATGCGCAGGCCGAGGAAAGGACGCGCTGCCTGAATGCCGGCATGGACGAGTGTCTGTTCAAACCGATCCGCTTGCACGATCTGGCGCAGGCGTTGACGGCGGCCAGTCATTGCGACATCGCGGCGGCTTCCAGCGCGGTGCCAGCATTGGCGGAAATCGATCTGAGCACCCTGGAGCAAATGGCCGGGGATGATCGTGGCTTGATCGAGCAGTTGCGCAAGGAGGTGTTGAACAGTTTGCACCTCGATCTGCAACGTCTGGATATTCTGCTGCATGAGCAGGATCGCGCAGGGCTGCGCGAACTGGCTCATCACATCAAGGGCGGGGCGCAGATGGTCGGGGCCGCGCGGGTGGTGGCGGCGTGTGTCGAGCTTGAGCAGGCATGCCGCGAAACGCACGTGGCGCCATTGGGCATGGCGAGCGATACGTTGCGTGAGGCCATGGCCGGCCTCGCGCAACGCCTGCAAAGCTGA
- a CDS encoding pirin family protein, which yields MKNIIGIYTSPRGHWVGDGFPVRTLFSYDNLGKHISPFLLLDHAGPADFTPTTERRGVGQHPHRGFETVTIVYEGEVQHRDSTGSGGIIGPGDVQWMTAASGILHEEFHSENFAKTGGKLEMVQLWVNLPAKDKMAAPGYQTILDSDIPSIALKDNAGRLRLIAGEFDGHTGPSRTFTPIDVWDLRLNAGKLLTLDLHEGRNTALVMLKGSVQVNGVESVREGQLALFERDGHQMTLEASQGAVVLLLSGEPIDEPIVGHGPFVMNTEQEIHQAFADFQSGRFGQMHA from the coding sequence ATGAAAAACATCATCGGTATCTACACCAGCCCGCGCGGCCATTGGGTCGGCGATGGTTTCCCGGTTCGCACGCTGTTTTCCTACGACAACCTGGGCAAACACATCAGCCCGTTCCTGCTGCTTGATCATGCCGGTCCCGCCGATTTCACCCCGACCACCGAACGGCGTGGCGTTGGTCAGCATCCGCACCGTGGTTTCGAAACCGTGACTATTGTTTATGAAGGCGAAGTGCAGCACCGCGACTCGACCGGCAGCGGCGGCATCATCGGCCCGGGCGATGTGCAATGGATGACGGCGGCGTCGGGGATCCTCCACGAGGAATTCCACTCGGAAAACTTCGCCAAGACCGGCGGCAAACTGGAAATGGTCCAGCTGTGGGTCAACCTGCCGGCCAAGGACAAAATGGCCGCGCCGGGCTACCAGACCATTCTCGACAGCGATATCCCGAGCATCGCGCTCAAGGACAACGCCGGCCGCTTGCGCCTGATCGCCGGTGAGTTCGATGGCCATACCGGCCCATCGCGCACTTTCACACCGATCGACGTGTGGGACTTGCGCCTCAACGCCGGCAAGTTGCTGACGCTCGATCTGCACGAAGGCCGCAACACCGCGCTGGTGATGTTGAAAGGCTCGGTGCAGGTCAATGGTGTGGAATCGGTGCGCGAAGGGCAGTTGGCCCTGTTCGAACGTGACGGCCATCAGATGACGCTCGAAGCCAGCCAGGGCGCGGTGGTGTTGCTGCTCAGCGGCGAGCCAATCGATGAGCCGATCGTCGGCCACGGCCCGTTCGTGATGAACACCGAGCAGGAAATCCACCAGGCGTTCGCCGACTTCCAGTCCGGCCGCTTCGGCCAGATGCACGCTTAA
- the ycaC gene encoding isochorismate family cysteine hydrolase YcaC, whose amino-acid sequence MTTQYKRLDKNNAAVLLVDHQAGLLSLVRDIDPDKFKNNVLALADLAKYFKLPTILTTSFETGPNGPLVPELKALFPDAPYIARPGQINAWDNEDFVKAIKATGKKQLIIAGVVTEVCVAFPALSAIEEGFDVFVVTDASGTFNELTRESAWNRMSTAGAQLMTWFGLACELHRDWRNDIEGLGTLFSNHIPDYRNLFTSYNSLTNGK is encoded by the coding sequence ATGACCACTCAATACAAACGTCTGGATAAAAACAACGCTGCGGTGCTGCTGGTCGATCATCAGGCCGGACTGCTGTCGCTGGTACGCGATATTGATCCGGACAAGTTCAAGAACAACGTGCTGGCGCTGGCCGATCTGGCCAAGTACTTCAAGCTGCCGACAATCCTCACCACCAGTTTCGAAACCGGCCCCAACGGCCCGCTGGTACCGGAACTCAAGGCACTGTTTCCCGATGCGCCGTACATCGCCCGTCCGGGGCAGATCAACGCTTGGGACAACGAGGATTTCGTCAAGGCGATCAAGGCCACCGGCAAGAAACAGTTGATTATCGCGGGTGTGGTGACCGAGGTCTGCGTGGCTTTCCCGGCACTGTCGGCGATAGAGGAAGGTTTTGATGTGTTTGTGGTCACCGATGCCTCGGGCACGTTCAACGAACTGACCCGTGAATCGGCGTGGAACCGTATGTCCACGGCCGGTGCGCAATTGATGACCTGGTTCGGTCTGGCCTGCGAGCTGCACCGCGACTGGCGCAACGACATCGAAGGGTTGGGCACGCTGTTCTCCAACCACATTCCGGACTATCGCAACCTGTTCACCAGCTACAACAGCCTGACCAACGGTAAGTAA
- a CDS encoding LysR substrate-binding domain-containing protein, translating into MVEDLNTLYYFTQVVEHHGFAAAGRALDMPKSKLSRRIAELEERLGVRLLHRTSRHCSLTEIGQAYYQRCLAMRIEAESAAELIERNRSEPQGLVRLSCPTALLNSWVGPMLTRYMLKYPLVELFIESTNRRVDLIHEGFDIALRVRFPPLENTDMVMKVLGNSTQSVVGSPQFVERLSSPPSPADLNGLPSLHWGAAQREYQWELLGPNDNTALIRHTPRLVTDDLIALRQAVIAGVGVAHLPSVVVREDIAAGRVVELIPGWAPKCGVVHAIFPSRRGLLPSVRTLIDFLGEEFAHSDIA; encoded by the coding sequence ATGGTGGAAGACCTCAACACCCTCTACTACTTCACCCAAGTGGTCGAGCACCACGGATTCGCTGCCGCCGGGCGGGCGCTGGACATGCCCAAATCAAAACTCAGCCGGCGCATTGCCGAGCTTGAGGAGCGTCTCGGCGTACGTCTGCTGCACCGCACCAGCCGTCATTGTTCATTGACCGAAATCGGCCAGGCCTATTACCAGCGCTGCCTGGCCATGCGCATCGAAGCCGAGAGCGCCGCCGAACTGATCGAACGCAACCGCTCCGAACCGCAAGGTCTGGTGCGCCTGAGTTGCCCGACGGCGCTGCTCAATTCGTGGGTCGGGCCGATGCTCACGCGCTACATGCTCAAGTACCCGCTGGTGGAGTTGTTCATCGAGAGCACCAACCGCCGGGTCGATTTGATTCACGAAGGATTCGACATTGCGCTGCGGGTGCGTTTTCCGCCACTGGAGAACACCGACATGGTCATGAAGGTGTTGGGCAACAGCACGCAATCGGTGGTCGGCAGCCCGCAGTTTGTCGAACGCCTGTCGTCACCGCCCTCGCCTGCGGACCTCAACGGTCTGCCGAGTCTGCACTGGGGTGCGGCGCAGCGTGAATATCAGTGGGAGTTGCTGGGGCCGAATGACAACACGGCGCTGATTCGCCATACGCCACGGCTGGTCACTGATGATCTGATCGCGTTGCGTCAGGCAGTGATTGCCGGGGTCGGCGTGGCGCACTTGCCGAGTGTGGTAGTGCGTGAGGACATTGCCGCCGGACGCGTGGTCGAGTTGATTCCCGGCTGGGCACCGAAGTGCGGGGTGGTGCATGCGATTTTTCCGTCGCGGCGCGGGTTGTTGCCGTCGGTGCGCACCTTGATTGATTTTCTCGGGGAGGAGTTTGCCCACAGCGACATTGCCTGA
- the dkgB gene encoding 2,5-didehydrogluconate reductase DkgB: MSVPAFGLGTFRLQGQVVIDSVSTALELGYRVIDTAQIYENEADVGQAIAASGIPREELFITSKIWVANFAKDRLIDSLKESLQKLQTDYLDLTLIHWPSPENQVPVAEFMGALLEAKRLGLTRQIGVSNFTLDLMKQAIAAVGAENIATNQIELHPYLQNRKVVEFARSQGIHITSYMTLAYGEVLKDPLIQQIAERLQATPAQVTLAWAMQSGYAVIPSSTKRANLQSNLAATALTLSDADMALIATLERDHRLTSPKGIAPDWD, translated from the coding sequence ATGTCTGTTCCCGCTTTCGGTCTTGGTACGTTTCGTCTGCAAGGCCAGGTGGTCATCGATTCGGTGAGCACCGCCCTCGAGCTCGGCTACCGGGTCATCGACACCGCGCAAATCTACGAAAACGAAGCCGATGTCGGCCAGGCCATCGCCGCCAGTGGCATCCCGCGCGAAGAGCTGTTCATTACCAGCAAGATCTGGGTCGCCAACTTCGCCAAAGATCGCTTGATCGACAGCCTCAAGGAAAGCCTGCAAAAACTGCAGACCGACTACCTCGACCTGACGCTGATTCACTGGCCGTCGCCGGAAAATCAGGTTCCTGTGGCAGAATTCATGGGCGCCCTGCTCGAAGCCAAACGTCTGGGCCTGACCCGGCAGATCGGTGTTTCCAACTTCACCCTCGATTTGATGAAGCAGGCAATAGCGGCGGTCGGTGCAGAAAACATCGCGACCAACCAGATCGAACTGCATCCGTACCTGCAGAACCGCAAGGTGGTCGAGTTCGCCCGTAGCCAAGGCATTCACATCACTTCGTACATGACCCTCGCCTACGGTGAAGTGCTGAAAGACCCACTGATCCAGCAGATCGCCGAACGCCTGCAAGCCACCCCGGCGCAAGTCACCCTCGCCTGGGCGATGCAGTCGGGCTACGCGGTGATCCCGTCGTCGACCAAACGCGCCAACCTGCAAAGCAACCTTGCCGCCACGGCGCTGACCTTGAGCGATGCCGACATGGCGCTGATTGCCACGCTGGAACGCGACCATCGCCTGACCAGCCCGAAAGGCATCGCACCAGACTGGGACTGA